From a single Drosophila sulfurigaster albostrigata strain 15112-1811.04 chromosome 3, ASM2355843v2, whole genome shotgun sequence genomic region:
- the LOC133843115 gene encoding transmembrane protein 131 homolog, translating to MYTNWQATMLLPLLLLIMNSAWGSSSDQQMAGSREKVLSELQEPFIGLEETQTLPPHEPHTREQVELLRHLNFVPPAIDFGKWSVGQTVTQIVTLFNQHSNRTVHLNSVAGPSPVFYSSFFGTRDVPPQGNTTFSVVFLPRQLGAISTGLLIQTSFGRAEYAVRGEGSECPYRLKPLVGIKAPMNATLTPEIHMYNPHERPLQILEVYSSGGEFQLELPSGMSEAPQKLWEIPPHSLKPVIRISFHGRTAGNHSAYIRIKIAEQALDDSTPLEQLNENVLVIPVEFEILPKHGAYASNPVADFGRVATDQHADALHFKLNMQNQHVDAAQRKLIGNYLREIPGLSYDAHNSSIVLDPKLFEQSASINDLLVISSEEQQQQQFTVMVRADIFKGGLHYDRNVTLFITSVDSDEMPLQSQRTLVVRNNFAFPLKIYNLSLSAPIDAALLEMSTLEQELLLQPGESVELLQLQLLNAQAKFNSVLRIESNVTIFELPIVACTGLLHVSTQAFQLQLPRTESAYDLGLDLGTVPFAEQSRQGYIVLRNDNPIPIKVANWHFKPPAKVYFTATFLGCIPADQVVTTEQSAELEANNHTSSFQFCSQLGAGESAVFVLYIQTYVAEESVGTFKLSTPYEMIRIAVKFKASVGQLDIEQEQLQFKSCFPGKMCSAVLSIRSTFTDPVHVTAITFKRQGLRFKDFNAKGTTIGAQTLTKVGRIYFEPSALCRNACYIRPSSNENAIFPKGDAAQHTSNNNLLYDGAEVRQRTELYRQLKRQLHSMSLVLHSKELPPLELDFSIGIEWPKLVQHQPLPPIPAVEVGQVQRQWITISNPTTQPLLLDYFLSDPQYARRTQLSLPHEVIDVSSSSCYLTDQPVFSLPDVTFPGPVLLPAGATLTIPVQFSAQLADKYCTLLHVRSNLTLYEAVWLTARAVQSQFRFGNRRPGSSMPLLFELSSQAFERCDGSSKQSTEEEDTTSHQVSATRSFTARNAGVLPIRIEGFLIGKRHCEDHGFKVIDCNGFELRENETRKVEISYSPDFTAYRVQRTLTLLTNLDYDIQYQLVAQLPAESVERCAATLPRPQWERLLRNAALVVLLASFCLVLLTAILDARAIVAQQNAYDAARYKSPLQPTFNLRNIVKMQLQEDAASAAAAAASSAAALKAEQQQKLRNGQLKERKRATATDKVISSRKPKSWTAWSMDLGSSESKAAAAAVSPPAKQSSSSPKPSKKSSPIAQTPPTVVPATRAPKKAKPVTPPSALPKPKLDSSTVELQEKTKVSPNAKSSPTVAATTPPQQQQQENVSPKPPKSSMETPKERVLKEQNGSAKKLGKTPGRERRKEQKPTQLNGVGGASKKTTEQRKPRIKQLNFNGTPSVTEGNVSPLTTSDMDTMITNPFQTSSGVYLGEVLPSKPLPVLECNTNWAPAENDLGPIGSRKSVQTQPMSMGWDTQMTPETTVSSNVLMNTLFKNPQPPPMNHLGMDLPAINGYGNNWYDQPQRERELQEQQLNEQHQMMLLLKKQQRMMPNLDDSNWPLNATNGAAATGNSWSSLDFGAWPNPSSLRTSPMHTIHPSVGMGYIRPPPGLEHNYNNNNCQFPGVAGVADMQSSAAAAAFIANHSNQSNNNHIDNAQQLPLQQQQQQEERQQMPTQYDPFTSPSSIWSDNWRQRNNHMN from the exons ATGTACACAAATTGGCAGGCAACaatgttgctgccattgctgctgctgattatGAACAGTGCGTGGGGTAGCAGCAGCGATCAGCAAATGGCGGGCAGCAGGGAAAAGGTGCTGTCCGAACTGCAGGAGCCATTCATCGGTCTGGAGGAGACGCAAACATTGCCACCCCACGAGCCGCACACACGCGAACAGGTCGAACTATTGCGACACCTCAACTTTGTGCCGCCCGCCATAGACTTTGGCAAGTGGTCGGTGGGTCAAACGGTAACACAGATTGTGACGCTCTTCAATCAGCACAGCAATCGCACCGTGCATCTGAACTCTGTGGCTGGGCCAAGTCCAGTGTTTTACAGCAGTTTCTTTGGCACACGTGATGTGCCGCCCCAGGGCAACACCACGTTTAGTGTGGTGTTCTTGCCCCGTCAACTTGGTGCCATATCAACGGGTCTACTCATCCAAACGTCATTTGGACGTGCCGAATATGCGGTGCGCGGCGAGGGCAGCGAGTGTCCATATCGCCTCAAGCCCCTTGTGGGCATCAAGGCGCCCATGAATGCAACGCTCACACCcgaaatacatatgtacaatcCGCACGAGCGACCGCTGCAGATACTCGAG GTTTACAGCAGCGGTGGCGAATTTCAATTGGAGCTGCCCAGTGGCATGTCAGAAGCTCCGCAGAAACTGTGGGAGATACCGCCGCATTCATTGAAGCCTGTCATACGCATCTCGTTCCATGGACGAACCGCTGGCAATCACAGCGCCTATATACGCATCAAGATAGCCGAGCAAGCGCTGGATGATTCAACGCCACTGGAGCAGCTCAATGAGAATGTGCTCGTCATACCCGTTGAATTCGAAATCCTGCCCAAGCATGGTGCCTATGCCAGCAATCCTGTGGCGGACTTTGGTCGCGTTGCCACCGATCAGCATGCGGATGCATTGCACTTCAAGCTGAACATGCAGAATCAGCACGTGGATGCGGCGCAGCGTAAGCTAATTGGAAATTATTTACGGGAGATACCCGGTCTCAGCTATGATGCGCACAACTCGAGCATTGTGCTCGATCCTAAGCTGTTTGAGCAGAGCGCCAGCATCAATGATTTGCTGGTCATCAGCAGCgaggaacaacagcaacaacagtttaCGGTCATGGTGCGTGCGGACATCTTCAAAGGCGGCCTGCACTACGATCGCAATGTGACGCTGTTCATCACCAGCGTGGACAGCGACGAGATGCCGCTGCAAAGCCAACGCACGCTCGTCGTCCGCAACAATTTTGCCTTTCCCCTGAAGATCTACAATCTCAGCTTAAGCGCGCCCATCGATGCAGCGCTGCTGGAGATGTCGACGCTGGAACAGGAGCTGCTGCTACAGCCGGGTGAATCGGTAgaactgctgcagctgcaactgctcAATGCGCAGGCCAAATTTAATTCAGTGCTGCGCATCGAGAGCAATGTAACGATCTTCGAGCTGCCTATCGTTGCGTGCACGGGGCTTTTGCATGTGTCAACGCAAGCGTTtcaactgcagctgccgcGCACGGAGAGCGCCTATGACCTAGGACTCGATCTGGGCACAGTGCCATTTGCGGAGCAGTCGCGCCAAGGTTACATTGTGTTGCGCAACGACAATCCCATACCCATCAAGGTGGCAAATTGGCATTTTAAGCCGCCCGCCAAAGTCTACTTTACGGCCACGTTTCTGGGCTGCATTCCCGCGGATCAAGTTGTCACCACGGAGCAGAGTGCGGAGCTGGAGGCGAACAACCACACGAGCAGCTTTCAATTCTGCAGTCAACTTGGCGCTGGCGAAAGCGCCGTCTTTGTGCTCTACATACAAACGTATGTGGCCGAGGAGAGTGTGGGCACCTTTAAGCTGTCGACGCCCTACGAAATGATACGCATTGCGGTCAAGTTTAAGGCGTCGGTGGGGCAGCTGGACATTGAGCAGGAGCAGCTGCAGTTCAAGTCATGTTTTCCCGGAAAAATGTGCTCGGCAGTGTTGAGCATACGCTCCACTTTCACCGATCCCGTGCACGTCACGGCCATCACATTTAAGCGGCAAGGGCTGCGCTTCAAGGACTTCAATGCCAAAGGCACGACGATTGGAGCCCAAACGCTGACGAAGGTGGGTCGCATCTACTTCGAACCGTCGGCGTTGTGTCGCAATGCCTGCTACATAAGGCCATCCAGCAATGAGAATGCGATATTTCCCAAAGGCGATGCTGCGCAGCACACGAGCAATAACAATCTGCTCTACGATGGCGCCGAGGTGCGACAACGCACAGAACTCTATCGGCAGCTGAAGCGACAACTGCATTCGATGTCGCTGGTCCTGCACAGCAAAGAGTTGCCGCCCCTGGAGCTGGATTTTAGCATTGGCATCGAGTGGCCCAAGCTGGTGCAGCATCAACCGTTGCCGCCCATACCAGCCGTCGAAGTGGGTCAAGTGCAGCGCCAATGGATCACCATCAGCAATCCGACAACCCAACCACTGCTGCTCGATTACTTTCTGTCCGATCCACAATACGCGCGACGCACACAACTGTCGCTGCCGCACGAGGTGATCGatgtgagcagcagcagttgctatCTAACGGATCAGCCGGTCTTCTCGTTACCCGATGTGACCTTTCCCGGCCCAGTGCTGCTGCCCGCAGGCGCCACCTTAACGATACCCGTGCAGTTCAGCGCCCAGCTGGCAGACAAGTATTGCACCCTGCTCCACGTGCGCAGCAATCTGACGCTCTACGAGGCTGTTTGGTTGACGGCGCGTGCGGTGCAATCGCAGTTTCGCTTTGGCAATCGACGGCCCGGTTCCAGCATGCCGCTGCTCTTTGAGCTGAGCAGTCAGGCCTTTGAACGCTGCGATGGCAGTTCGAAGCAGTCAACGGAGGAGGAGGACACGACTAGTCATCAAGTGAGCGCTACACGCAGCTTTACAGCACGCAATGCTGGTGTGCTGCCCATACGCATTGAGGGATTTTTGATTGGCAAGCGACACTGCGAGGATCATGGCTTTAAGGTCATCGATTGCAACGGCTTTGAGCTGCGCGAGAACGAAACACGCAAGGTGGAGATCAGCTATAGTCCGGACTTTACTGCGTATCGTGTGCAACGCACACTGACGCTGCTTACGAATCTCGACTATGACATCCAATACCAGCTGGTGGCCCAGTTGCCTGCCGAGAGTGTGGAGCGTTGTGCGGCCACCTTGCCGCGTCCCCAATGGGAGCGTCTCTTGCGCAATGCAGCGCTTGTGGTGCTTTTGGCCAGTTTCTGTCTGGTGCTGCTCACGGCCATACTCGATGCAAGGGCAATTGTGGCGCAGCAGAATGCTTACGATGCGGCACGCTACAAGAGTCCATTGCAGCCCACGTTCAACCTGAGGAACATAGTCAAGATGCAGCTGCAGGAGGATGCAgccagcgcagcagcagcagcagcgagtagCGCCGCAGCACTCAaggcagagcagcagcagaaactaCGCAACGGGCAGCTGAAGGAGCGCAAGCGGGCGACAGCCACGGATAAAGTTATTAGCTCTCGCAAGCCCAAGTCCTGGACAGCTTGGAGCATGGATCTGGGCAGCAGTGAGAGCAaggctgcagctgctgcagtcaGTCCGCCAGCCAAGCAGTCGAGCAGTTCACCCAAGCCCAGCAAGAAGAGTTCGCCAATCGCTCAAACGCCGCCAACAGTTGTGCCAGCAACACGTGCCCCAAAGAAAGCGAAACCCGTCACTCCGCCCTCTGCCCTGCCCAAGCCCAAGCTGGACTCGTCAACCGTCGAGCTGCAGGAGAAGACCAAAGTCAGTCCCAATGCCAAATCCAGTCCAActgtagcagcaacaacacctccacagcaacagcagcaggagaacGTATCGCCAAAACCACCAAAAAGCTCAATGGAAACGCCCAAAGAACGCGTGCTCAAGGAGCAAAACGGTAGCGCCAAGAAGCTGGGCAAGACGCCAGGCCGCGAGCGACGCAAGGAACAGAAGCCAACGCAACTAAATGGTGTAGGAGGAGCAAGTAAGAAGACGACGGAGCAACGCAAACCACGCATCAAGCAGCTCAATTTCAATGGCACTCCAAGTGTCACCGAGGGCAATGTATCGCCATTGACAACCTCGGATATGGACACGATGATCACGAATCCCTTTCAGACAAGCAGTGGCGTCTACCTTGGCGAAGTGTTGCCATCAAAGCCGTTGCCAGTCCTGGAGTGCAATACGAACTGGGCGCCCGCTGAAAACGATCTAGGACCTATTGGAAGTCGCAAGAGCGTACAGACGCAACCAATGTCAATGGGTTGGGACACACAGATGACGCCAGAAACAACTGTTTCGAGCAATGTCCTGATGAACACGCTCTTTAAGAACCCGCAGCCGCCTCCCATGAACCATCTAGGCATGGATTTGCCCGCTATAAATG GTTATGGCAACAATTGGTACGACCAACCCCAGCGTGAGCGTGAGCTTCAGGAGCAGCAACTGAATGAACAGCATcagatgatgctgctgctcaagaagcagcagcgcaTGATGCCTAACctagacgacagcaattggcCACTGAATGCCACAAATGGCGCAGCTGCAACTGGAAACTCTTGGTCTTCACTTGACTTTGGCGCATGGCCTAATCCGAGTTCTTTGCGTACATCTCCAATGCACACGATTCATCCCAGTGTGGGCATGGGTTACATACGTCCGCCTCCTGGTCTTgaacacaactacaacaacaacaattgccagTTTCCGGGTGTCGCCGGAGTAGCCGATATGCAATCgtcagcagccgcagcagcctTTATTGCCAATCATAGCaatcaaagcaacaacaatcatatCGATAACGCACAACAACtaccactacaacaacaacaacaacaagaggagcGTCAACAGATGCCCACCCAATATGATCCATTTACCTCGCCAAGCTCAATCTGGTCGGACAATTGGCGCCAGCGCAACAATCACATGAACTGA
- the LOC133843157 gene encoding ubiquitin-fold modifier-conjugating enzyme 1 has translation MVDDSTRKTLSSIPLLQIRAGPREKDVWVKRLKEEYQALIKYVENNKQSGSDWFRLESNKEGTKWFGKCWYMHNLLKYEFDVEFDIPVTYPTTAPEIALPELDGKTAKMYRGGKICLTDHFKPLWARNVPKFGIAHAMALGLAPWLAVEVPDLIEKGIITYKEKS, from the exons atggTCGACGATAGCACTAGAAAAACACTGAGCAGCATACCACTGCTACAAATCCGTGCCGGGCCACGTGAGAAAGATGTTTGGGTGAAGCGCCTCAAAGAGGAATACCAAGCGCTCATTAAG tATGTGGAGAACAACAAGCAGTCGGGCAGCGATTGGTTCCGTCTTGAGTCCAACAAGGAGGGCACCAAATGGTTCGGCAAGTGCTGGTATATGCACAATCTCCTCAAATATGAATTCGATGTCGAATTCGACATTCCCGTTACGTATCCGACCACGGCACCGGAAATAGCGCTGCCCGAACTCGACGGCAAGACGGCCAAAATGTATCGCGGTGGCAAAATCTGCCTAACCGATCACTTTAAGCCGCTGTGGGCACGTAATGTGCCCAAATTTGGCATTGCTCATGCCATGGCCTTAGGTCTGGCTCCTTGGTTGGCTGTCGAAGTGCCCGATTTAATCGAGAAGGGCATCATCACGTACAAGGAGAAGTCGtga
- the LOC133843129 gene encoding transcription factor grauzone, with product MCYLCTQCTDDAIGNIQFGSTEAQILQMNEIIEKHFWLQTKDASGHVCGACWDQLFAFHNFYVSVEQAHKQLAANVAKESENTTNTAALLLPRDVIKQETVPSESVAAAVKRRRGRPRKQLPPEEATGIDSSEFKAVLEQINLNEIKIEFPEADLSIADVLEEQDDDEEEHTMSDYLQQSVGGESETLEVAVKPKPKTKTVRKTKTKKRRCAKKLKVIKQPKKLPSDSVHNMAKSKEFNDYIRDHYKVICPICNGAMEDFSELLVHTRKEHNQRGYALCCNRKFWKRGVLVDHLRRHQDPELFKCHICQRVMGHRRSLELHMRMHEIKQRGRLYQCEQCSKKFYSAVVCERHKLTHIPKEQWLVNCTSCSKTFPNEYLMQQHVKLVHLRKFDKICDVCGKSVRGREALVRHMEEHAGMPQKVIKCDLCESTLTTKYGLARHIKMMHTAENLQPIQCEYCLKVSPSLQAHQHHIKYTHNTARSHQCPMCEKAFKRPNELREHMTTHTGEVLYTCPHCPKTFNSNANMHAHRKKMHFKEWQEYHHQHQARHRNSDTIISVSVRKTTERTKEAAAEASVVVVGDIVALSTEC from the exons ATGTGTTATCTGTGCACACAGTGCACGGATGATGCCATTGGCAATATTCAGTTTGGTTCCACCGAAGCTCAAATTctacaaatgaatgaaatcatCGAAAAGCACTTTTGGCTACAG ACCAAAGACGCCAGCGGACACGTGTGTGGTGCTTGCTGGGATCAATTGTTTGCCTTTCACAACTTCTATGTAAGCGTTGAGCAGGCACACAAGCAACTGGCCGCAAATGTGGCCAAAGAGAGtgaaaacacaacaaacacagctGCTCTTTTGCTGCCACGCGATGTTATTAAGCAAGAGACTGTTCCTTCAGAGAGTGTGGCGGCAGCTGTGAAGCGGCGACGTGGGCGTCCACGGAAGCAATTGCCGCCAGAAGAAGCAACAGGTATTGACAGCAGCGAATTTAAAGCGGTTTTGGAGCAAATCAATctcaatgaaatcaaaattgagTTTCCCGAGGCGGATTTAAGCATAGCCGATGTGCTAGAGGAgcaagatgatgatgaggaggaGCACACCATGTCAGACTATCTGCAGCAGAGTGTGGGCGGCGAAAGCGAAACTCTGGAGGTGGCCGTCAAACCCAaaccgaaaacgaaaacagtACGGAAGACAAAGACGAAGAAACGACGTTGTGCCAAGAAACTGAAGGTAATCAAACAACCGAAAAAGCTACCTAGCGACAGTGTGCACAACATGGCCAAATCGAAAGAGTTTAATGACTATATACGCGATCACTACAAAGTCATCTGTCCCATCTGCAATGGTGCCATGGAGGACTTCTCTGAGCTCTTAGTTCACACACGCAAAGAACACAATCAGCGTGGCTATGCGCTGTGCTGCAATCGCAAGTTCTGGAAGCGCGGCGTGCTTGTGGATCATCTGCGCCGGCATCAGGACCCCGAACTTTTCAAGTGTCACATTTGCCAGCGTGTGATGGGCCATCGACGCAGCCTGGAGCTGCACATGCGCATGCATGAGATCAAGCAGCGTGGACGTCTCTATCAGTGCGAGCAATGCTCAAAGAAATTCTACAGCGCGGTGGTCTGCGAACGCCACAAGCTGACACACATTCCCAAGGAGCAGTGGCTGGTCAACTGCACCAGCTGCAGCAAGAC CTTTCCCAATGAATATCTGATGCAGCAGCATGTGAAGCTGGTGCATTTGCGTAAGTTTGACAAGATTTGCGATGTGTGCGGCAAGTCTGTACGAGGTCGTGAGGCTCTCGTGCGTCACATGGAGGAGCACGCGGGTATGCCGCAAAAGGTCATCAAGTGTGATCTCTGCGAATCGACGCTGACCACAAAATACGGGCTGGCGCGGCACATTAAAATGATGCACACAGCGGAGAATCTCCAGCCCATACAATGCGAGTACTGCCTAAAAGTTTCGCCAAGTTTGCAGGCGCATCAGCATCACATCaagtacacacacaacacGGCACGTTCGCATCAATGTCCCATGTGCGAGAAAGCCTTTAAGCGGCCCAATGAGTTGCGC gAGCATATGACGACACATACAGGCGAAGTTCTGTATACCTGTCCGCACTGCCCAAAGACCTTCAATTCGAATGCCAACATGCATGCGCACCGCAAGAAGATGCACTTCAAAGAGTGGCAGGAgtatcatcatcagcatcaggcGCGACATCGTAACTCCGATACCATTATCTCGGTCAGCGTGCGCAAGACAACCGAGCGCACCAAGGAGGCAGCCGCTGAGGCGTCGGTTGTCGTCGTTGGCGACATTGTCGCTCTGTCGACGGAGTGTTGA
- the LOC133843136 gene encoding monocarboxylate transporter 13, whose protein sequence is MDVQTTRIVPDGGYGWIIVAAVAVINMTNQSILSVFGQLFVGELRRMQEDTFTAALITNLNSLALNFSGLFIGPAIKSFKPRNVAACGCLLVSFGLVLCSFATQTWHFIVGYSGFVGFGLGLISPSTFMAINSYFTSKRGRAVGVSLAGAGVGQVFMPHVVRYFMVNHGFRGAVLAMASLSLTGVFGALFLKPLTPASVKHNNRKHMQLLVDKQDKSQTSITIQPLQSTPTPTKTDETLCGRMAHRLAQAMDLELLKDLVFWSIIVGMALVYTATINFTMVFPSFLQHTAQLDSQLVATCMSVVAGADIICRLLLPCITDRLRMPYRVVFLLGTAGLLFGRLLLAGSTNLGVIISMSVLIGMTKSATVINNNLTISAHCRADKLAGGLGLSMISKGIIVITVGQLLGWIRDYADSYVICLYAQAVLLLLVVLVWTPEIYYRFRKQQQHNTSKSMETTYMSPEQASSNSRA, encoded by the exons ATGGATGTTCAGACAACACGCATCGTGCCCGATGGTGGCTATGGCTGGATCATTGTCGCCGCAGTCGCCGTCATCAAT ATGACAAATCAGTCGATTTTATCGGTGTTCGGCCAACTCTTTGTGGGTGAATTGCGTCGCATGCAGGAGGATACTTTCACCGCCGCGCTCATCACAAATCTCAACAGCTTGGCTCTGAATTTCTCGGGTCTCTTTATTGGTCCAGCGATCAAGAGCTTCAAGCCACGCAATGTGGCAGCTTGCGGTTGTTTGCTGGTCTCCTTTGGCTTGGTGCTCTGCTCATTCGCCACGCAGACATGGCACTTTATTGTGGGCTATAGTGGCTTTGTGGGCTTTGGCCTGGGCTTGATTTCACCATCCACTTTTATGGCCATCAATTCGTATTTTACCAGCAAACGTGGACGTGCTGTTGGCGTATCTTTGGCTGGCGCAGGAGTTGGACAAGTTTTCATGCCGCATGTAGTCCGTTACTTTATGGTTAATCATGGATTTCGTGGCGCAGTGCTCGCAATGGCATCGCTCTCGCTCACAGGG GTCTTTGGTGCTCTATTCCTGAAGCCATTGACTCCCGCTTCTGTCAAGCACAACAATCGCAAGCACATGCAGCTGCTGGTGGACAAACAGGACAAGTCGCAGACCAGCATCACCATTCAACCTCTGCAAAGCACTCCTACTCCAACCAAGACTGACGAAACGCTGTGCGGCAGGATGGCTCACCGTTTAGCTCAGGCCATGGACTTGGAACTGCTCAAGGATCTCGTCTTCTGGAGCATCATTGTGGGCATGGCTTTGGTCTACACGGCCACCATCAACTTTACCATGGTCTTCCCCAGTTTCCTGCAACACACAGCCCAGCTCGACAGCCAACTGGTGGCCACCTGCATGTCTGTAGTCGCTGGCGCTGATATCATTTGTCGCCTGCTCTTGCCCTGCATCACAGATCGCTTGCGTATGCCCTACCGTGTGGTCTTCCTCCTTGGCACAGCGGGTCTGCTTTTCGGTCGCCTTTTGCTGGCCGGGTCCACCAATTTGGGCGTTATCATTTCCATGTCCGTTTTAATTGGAATGACAAAATCAGCAACGGtgatcaacaacaatttgacaaTCTCAGCTCATTGCCGTGCTGATAAACTAGCTGGAGGATTGGGTCTGAGCATGATAAGCAAAGGCATCATTGTGATAACAGTTGGTCAGCTCCTTGGCTGGATTCGTGATTATGCCGACTCATACGTCATTTGTTTGTACGCTCAAGCAGTGTTGCTACTGCTTGTGGTCTTGGTATGGACACCAGAGATTTACTATCGCTTtagaaagcaacaacagcacaataCTTCCAAGTCCATGGAGACTACTTACATGTCACCCGAGCAGGCTTCGTCCAACTCGCGTGCATAA
- the LOC133843152 gene encoding proteasome subunit beta type-6 yields MGPDYDFTDTPVSTGTTIMAVEFDGGVVIGADSRTSSGAYVANRVTDKLTQISDKIYCCRSGSAADTQAIADIVAYSLNYHRNQTNKEPLVWEAASEFRNYCYNYRDSLLAGIIVAGWDEERGGQVYSVPLGGMLTHEACTIGGSGSSFIYGFVREHYREGMPKEECVDFVKKAVQHAIFHDGSSGGVVRIGIITKDGIERRLFYNTESGLPTIVGSQSFVN; encoded by the exons ATGGGTCCCGACTACGATTTTACCGATACTCCCGTCAGCACAGGA ACAACTATTATGGCCGTAGAGTTCGATGGCGGCGTTGTGATCGGCGCCGATTCTCGTACCAGCTCTGGAGCTTATGTTGCCAATCGTGTGACTGACAAATTGACCCAAATCTCCGACAAGATCTACTGCTGTCGCAGTGGCTCTGCAGCCGACACACAGGCTATAGCTGACATTGTTGCCTACTCGTTGAATTATCACCGCAATCAGACAAACAAGGAGCCACTTGTCTGGGAGGCAGCATCAGAGTTCCGTAACTATTGCTACAATTATCGCGACTCACTGCTGGCTGGTATCATTGTGGCCGGCTGGGATGAGGAGCGTGGCGGTCAGGTCTACAGTGTTCCCTTGGGTGGCATGTTGACCCATGAGGCTTGCACAATTGGCGGCTCTGGATCTAGTTTTATCTATGGCTTTGTGCGTGAACACTATCGTGAGGGTATGCCCAAGGAGGAGTGTGTGGATTTCGTCAAGAAGG CTGTGCAACATGCCATCTTCCATGATGGTAGCTCTGGCGGCGTCGTACGCATTGGCATCATCACCAAGGATGGCATCGAACGTCGTCTGTTCTACAACACAGAGTCTGGGCTGCCGACGATTGTGGGCTCCCAAAGCTTTGTCAACTAA